From Alphaproteobacteria bacterium, the proteins below share one genomic window:
- a CDS encoding DUF4159 domain-containing protein: MGDLLAGSGIAFATPWLLAALLVLPIIWWLLRATPPAPRRIRFPAIRLLFGLRQQEETPARTPWWLILLRLVLAALVIVALARPLLNPAATPQGGGPLLIVVDNAWSAARDWERQTAALDELLAQADRNARPVMLLSTADQPTGEGPRMTDLMPAGEVRSVAQSLAPMPWPADYRAVADRVATLADDLSLETVWLSDGILADAAGEDALVRALERLTALGPVSVMQDDARNAARLLLPPRADADALVVPVARRAAGPDGIAVLAMADDGRVLTRSTATLDEGATDAELRLELPESVRADLTRVVIEGETSAGASLLIDSRWRRRPVGVVTDDIADSGQPLLSEVYYLGRALQPYSEVQQGSLSGLLENPPAVLMLVDARPLTGDEQQDLATWIGEGGVLVRFAGPRLAEGEDTLVPVPLRLGDRTTGGAMSWSEPLSLAPFDANSPFVGLPVPVDIAVDRQVLAQPTVDLGSRTWARLTDGTPLVTAERVGDGWLVLFHVTANADWSNLPLSGLFVDMLRRIVDLSEGIVGGEGDQGGLLPPVELIDGFGRTSQAFPIATAIDLSAEGDHVIGPQHPPGYYGHDNARVALNLGDQVAAPSRWPSLPDGAVERPYAAAKEVDLQPWLLAAALLILLVDILIGLYLRGLLTPATRRMAAVLAVGFALALPDGTARAQSALDEAALAASLEVHLAYVRTGVREVDDLSHAGLQGLSYVLNQRTAIEPGEPIGVDPEVDELAFFPLIYWPVVPEAQPLSDGARDRINHYLRQGGVILFDTRDAAPGGGGIGGSSDAELALRAIAEGIDIPPLVPVPPDHVLGKAFYLLSDFPGRFVGGDVWIVADEDAGYDGVSSVIIGGNDWAGAWAIDLYGRGMLPVLPGGERQREMAFRFGVNLAMYALTGNYKADQVHIPAILERLGQ; encoded by the coding sequence ATGGGCGACCTCCTGGCCGGTAGCGGCATTGCCTTCGCCACGCCATGGCTGCTGGCGGCGCTGCTGGTGCTGCCGATCATCTGGTGGCTGCTGCGCGCCACGCCGCCGGCGCCGCGGCGCATCCGCTTTCCCGCCATCCGGCTGCTGTTCGGCCTGCGCCAGCAGGAAGAGACGCCGGCACGCACGCCGTGGTGGCTGATCCTGCTGCGGCTGGTGCTGGCGGCGCTGGTGATCGTGGCCCTGGCCCGCCCGTTGCTGAACCCGGCGGCGACGCCGCAGGGCGGCGGCCCGCTGCTGATCGTGGTCGACAACGCCTGGTCGGCGGCGCGCGACTGGGAACGCCAGACGGCGGCGCTCGACGAGCTGCTGGCCCAGGCCGACCGCAACGCGCGGCCGGTGATGCTGCTGTCCACCGCCGACCAGCCCACGGGCGAGGGGCCGCGCATGACCGACCTGATGCCGGCCGGCGAGGTGCGCAGCGTCGCGCAGAGCCTGGCGCCGATGCCCTGGCCGGCTGACTATCGGGCCGTTGCCGACCGCGTCGCCACCCTGGCCGACGACCTGTCGCTGGAGACGGTCTGGCTCAGCGACGGCATCCTGGCCGATGCGGCCGGCGAGGACGCGCTGGTCCGCGCCCTGGAGCGGCTGACCGCGCTCGGGCCGGTCTCGGTGATGCAGGACGACGCGCGCAACGCCGCGCGCCTGCTCCTGCCGCCGCGGGCCGATGCCGACGCGCTGGTCGTCCCGGTCGCCCGCCGTGCGGCGGGCCCTGACGGGATCGCCGTGCTGGCCATGGCCGACGACGGCCGCGTGCTGACCCGCAGCACCGCCACCCTGGACGAGGGCGCGACCGACGCCGAGCTGCGGCTGGAGCTGCCGGAGTCGGTGCGTGCCGACCTGACCCGCGTGGTGATCGAGGGCGAGACCAGCGCCGGTGCCAGCCTGCTGATCGACTCCCGCTGGCGCCGCCGGCCGGTCGGCGTCGTCACCGACGACATCGCCGACAGCGGCCAGCCGCTGCTGAGCGAGGTCTACTATCTCGGCCGCGCGCTGCAGCCCTATTCGGAGGTGCAGCAGGGCAGCCTGTCCGGCCTGCTGGAGAACCCGCCGGCAGTGCTGATGCTGGTCGACGCGCGCCCGCTGACCGGCGACGAGCAGCAGGACCTCGCCACCTGGATCGGCGAGGGCGGCGTGCTGGTGCGGTTCGCCGGCCCGCGGCTGGCCGAGGGCGAGGACACGCTGGTGCCGGTGCCGCTGCGTCTGGGCGACCGCACCACCGGCGGCGCGATGTCATGGAGCGAGCCGCTGTCGCTGGCGCCGTTCGACGCCAACAGCCCCTTCGTCGGCCTGCCGGTGCCGGTCGACATCGCGGTCGACCGCCAGGTGCTGGCCCAGCCGACCGTCGACCTGGGCAGCCGGACATGGGCACGGCTGACCGACGGGACGCCGCTGGTGACGGCGGAACGGGTCGGCGACGGCTGGCTGGTGCTGTTTCACGTCACCGCCAACGCCGACTGGTCGAACCTGCCGCTGTCGGGCCTGTTCGTCGACATGCTGCGCCGGATCGTCGACCTGAGCGAGGGCATCGTCGGCGGCGAGGGCGACCAGGGCGGCCTCTTGCCGCCGGTCGAGCTGATCGACGGCTTCGGGCGGACCAGCCAGGCGTTCCCGATCGCCACCGCGATCGACCTGTCGGCGGAGGGCGACCACGTGATCGGACCGCAGCACCCGCCCGGCTACTACGGCCACGACAACGCCCGCGTGGCCCTGAACCTGGGCGACCAGGTGGCGGCGCCGTCGCGCTGGCCGTCGCTGCCGGACGGCGCGGTCGAGCGGCCCTATGCCGCCGCCAAGGAGGTCGACCTGCAGCCGTGGCTGCTGGCCGCCGCCCTGCTGATCCTGCTGGTCGACATCCTGATCGGCCTCTACTTGCGCGGGCTGCTGACGCCGGCGACCCGGCGGATGGCCGCCGTGCTGGCGGTCGGGTTCGCGCTGGCGCTGCCGGACGGCACGGCGCGTGCGCAGAGCGCGCTCGACGAGGCCGCGCTCGCCGCCTCGCTGGAGGTGCACCTCGCCTATGTCCGGACCGGCGTGCGCGAGGTCGACGACCTCAGCCATGCCGGTCTGCAGGGCCTGAGCTACGTGCTGAACCAGCGCACCGCGATCGAGCCGGGCGAGCCGATCGGCGTCGACCCCGAGGTCGACGAGCTCGCCTTCTTCCCGCTGATCTACTGGCCGGTGGTGCCGGAGGCGCAGCCGCTCAGCGACGGCGCGCGCGACCGCATCAACCACTATCTGCGCCAGGGCGGCGTGATCCTGTTCGACACCCGCGACGCCGCGCCCGGCGGCGGCGGCATCGGCGGATCGAGCGATGCCGAGCTGGCCCTGCGGGCCATCGCCGAGGGCATCGACATCCCGCCGCTGGTGCCGGTGCCGCCGGACCACGTGCTGGGCAAGGCCTTCTACCTGCTGTCGGATTTCCCGGGCCGCTTCGTCGGCGGCGACGTATGGATCGTGGCCGACGAGGATGCCGGCTATGACGGCGTCTCCTCGGTCATCATCGGCGGCAACGACTGGGCCGGCGCCTGGGCGATCGATCTCTACGGCCGCGGCATGCTGCCGGTGCTGCCCGGCGGCGAGCGCCAGCGCGAGATGGCCTTCCGCTTCGGCGTCAACCTGGCGATGTATGCGCTGACCGGCAACTACAAGGCCGACCAGGTGCATATTCCCGCGATCCTGGAGCGGCTGGGCCAATGA
- a CDS encoding DUF58 domain-containing protein yields the protein MTTTQLSTAERLAGSFPPLLAAAERIANTVLPGGHGRRRVGQGDAFWQYRGYQGGDPIRRIDWRRSARGSQVYVRETEWEAAQTVWFWADQSPSMDYASDRDLTTKAERGAVLMLAMASLLGRGGERIALMADTDAPDLRPGMGRMALLRLADEVQRRRADAKAGLPIPDCVGAHSHALIVGDLLSPLDEIERLARALTDRRARGHFIQVLDPAELDLPFRGRTRFEGLEDEGSLLVRRAESLRTDYVDRIEAHVEGVRTLARNAGWTYALHVTGQSAQSAVLAAYTAIAGG from the coding sequence TTGACCACCACGCAGCTCTCCACCGCCGAACGGCTGGCCGGCAGCTTCCCGCCGCTGCTCGCCGCCGCCGAGCGGATCGCCAACACGGTGCTGCCCGGCGGCCACGGCCGCCGGCGCGTCGGCCAGGGCGACGCCTTCTGGCAGTATCGCGGCTACCAGGGCGGCGACCCGATCCGGCGCATCGACTGGCGCCGGTCGGCGCGCGGCAGCCAGGTCTATGTCCGCGAGACCGAATGGGAAGCGGCGCAGACCGTATGGTTCTGGGCCGACCAGTCGCCGTCGATGGACTACGCCAGCGACCGCGACCTTACCACCAAGGCCGAGCGCGGCGCCGTGCTGATGCTGGCGATGGCGTCGCTGCTGGGCCGCGGCGGCGAGCGCATCGCGCTGATGGCGGACACCGACGCGCCCGACCTGCGGCCGGGCATGGGCCGGATGGCGCTGCTGCGGCTGGCCGACGAGGTGCAGCGGCGCCGCGCCGACGCCAAGGCCGGACTGCCGATCCCCGACTGCGTCGGCGCGCACAGCCACGCGCTGATCGTGGGCGACCTGCTGTCGCCATTGGACGAGATCGAGCGGCTGGCGCGGGCGCTGACCGACCGGCGCGCGCGCGGCCATTTCATCCAGGTGCTGGACCCGGCCGAGCTCGACCTGCCGTTCCGCGGCCGCACCCGCTTCGAGGGGCTGGAGGACGAGGGCAGCCTGCTGGTGCGGCGGGCCGAAAGCCTGCGCACCGACTATGTCGACCGGATCGAGGCCCATGTCGAGGGCGTGCGCACGCTCGCGCGCAACGCCGGCTGGACCTATGCGCTGCACGTCACCGGGCAGTCGGCGCAGTCCGCGGTGCTGGCGGCCTATACCGCCATAGCCGGAGGCTGA
- a CDS encoding MoxR family ATPase, whose protein sequence is MIEDDAGPSAAQRRSDDPDSLVRSVEQLGTRMEKVRQAVAQVIFGQSEVVEEALITLLAGGHVLLIGVPGLAKTRLVETLGQVIGLEERRIQCTPDLMPADILGSEVLEESPDGKRSFRFIKGPVFTQLLMADEINRASPRTQSALLQAMQEQRISVAGHYHDLPRPFHVLATQNPLEQEGTYPLPEAQLDRFLLQIDVDYPELEAERRILVETTGVSQPQVERIMTAEDLIAAQQLVRRVPVGESVVEAILKLVRAARPGSGNALVDKHVHWGPGPRASQSLMLATRARAVMHGRLAPSIDDVVALAGPVLRHRMALNFAARHEGVTLAQVIDSLTSPLQ, encoded by the coding sequence CTGATCGAAGACGACGCCGGACCCTCGGCAGCCCAGCGGCGCAGCGACGATCCCGACAGCCTGGTGCGATCGGTCGAGCAGCTCGGCACGCGGATGGAGAAGGTACGCCAGGCGGTCGCGCAGGTCATCTTCGGCCAGTCAGAGGTGGTGGAAGAGGCGCTGATCACGCTGCTTGCCGGCGGCCATGTGCTGCTGATCGGCGTGCCCGGCCTGGCCAAGACGCGGCTGGTCGAGACGCTGGGCCAGGTGATCGGCCTGGAAGAGCGGCGCATCCAGTGCACCCCCGACCTGATGCCGGCCGACATCCTCGGCTCCGAGGTGCTGGAGGAATCGCCCGACGGCAAGCGCAGCTTCCGCTTCATCAAGGGGCCGGTGTTCACCCAACTGCTGATGGCCGACGAGATCAACCGCGCCAGCCCGCGCACCCAGTCGGCGCTGCTGCAGGCGATGCAGGAGCAGCGCATCTCGGTCGCCGGCCACTATCACGACCTGCCGCGGCCGTTCCACGTGCTCGCCACCCAGAACCCGCTGGAGCAGGAAGGCACCTATCCGCTGCCCGAGGCCCAGCTCGACCGCTTCCTGCTGCAGATCGACGTCGACTATCCGGAACTTGAGGCCGAGCGGCGCATCCTGGTGGAGACCACCGGCGTCAGCCAGCCGCAGGTCGAACGCATCATGACGGCCGAGGACCTGATCGCGGCGCAGCAGCTGGTGCGGCGGGTGCCGGTCGGCGAGAGCGTGGTCGAGGCGATCCTGAAGCTGGTGCGCGCGGCGCGCCCGGGCAGCGGCAACGCGTTGGTCGACAAGCACGTGCACTGGGGCCCCGGCCCGCGCGCCAGCCAGTCGCTGATGCTGGCGACCCGCGCCCGCGCGGTGATGCACGGCCGGCTGGCGCCGTCGATCGACGACGTCGTCGCGCTGGCCGGGCCGGTGCTGCGCCACCGCATGGCGCTGAACTTCGCGGCCCGGCACGAGGGCGTCACCCTGGCGCAGGTGATCGACTCGCTCACCTCGCCGCTGCAATAG
- a CDS encoding DUF1285 domain-containing protein, with translation MARDGTWFYHGSPIGRKAITKLFATVLRREDDGSYWLVTPAERGRIDVDEVPFVAIDMTVESAGRGQRLIFTTNLDETVVAGPAHRLWLEPAPAGEEGVRPYVHVRDGLVARLSRPVFYRLAELAEADDDGTPGVWSDGAFFALAAVGQMESGERRR, from the coding sequence ATCGCCCGCGACGGGACATGGTTCTATCACGGCTCGCCCATAGGCCGCAAAGCGATCACAAAATTGTTTGCAACCGTTTTGCGGCGAGAAGATGACGGCAGCTACTGGCTGGTGACGCCGGCCGAGCGCGGCCGCATCGACGTCGACGAGGTGCCGTTCGTGGCGATCGACATGACGGTGGAATCGGCCGGCCGCGGCCAGCGCCTGATTTTCACCACGAACCTGGACGAGACCGTCGTCGCCGGTCCGGCGCACCGTCTGTGGCTGGAGCCTGCGCCGGCCGGCGAGGAGGGCGTGCGCCCCTATGTCCATGTGCGCGACGGCCTGGTCGCGCGGCTGTCGCGGCCGGTGTTCTATCGCCTGGCGGAACTGGCGGAGGCCGACGACGACGGGACGCCGGGGGTGTGGAGCGACGGCGCGTTCTTCGCGCTTGCGGCGGTGGGGCAGATGGAATCCGGAGAACGGCGACGGTGA
- a CDS encoding CoA pyrophosphatase, with protein sequence MTLAQLEQAFAAQNGARVPCVRGDADLNPGMHPNPATPPDMLTPAAVLVPVLRRDDEDMVLFTVRHRRLKRHAGQISFPGGRMDPDDRDAVATALRETHEEIGLPPEAVRVLGALDCYVTRTGYRVTPVVGVIEVPPALVLCDDEVEEAFEVPLSYVLDPRNQMRETWDGDGRRGQFYAIRFGARYIWGATAGMLVSLGQFVRGGGWLR encoded by the coding sequence GTGACGCTGGCCCAGCTCGAGCAGGCCTTTGCCGCGCAGAACGGGGCGCGGGTGCCGTGCGTGCGCGGCGACGCCGACCTCAATCCGGGCATGCATCCCAACCCGGCGACCCCGCCGGACATGCTGACCCCGGCGGCCGTGCTGGTGCCGGTGCTGCGCCGCGACGACGAGGACATGGTGCTGTTCACCGTGCGCCATCGCCGGCTGAAGCGCCACGCCGGCCAGATCAGCTTTCCCGGCGGCCGGATGGACCCCGACGACCGCGACGCGGTCGCGACCGCGCTGCGGGAGACGCACGAGGAGATCGGCCTGCCGCCCGAGGCGGTGCGGGTGCTGGGCGCGCTCGATTGTTACGTGACCCGGACTGGTTATCGCGTGACCCCTGTGGTCGGCGTCATCGAGGTGCCGCCGGCACTGGTGCTGTGCGACGACGAGGTCGAAGAGGCGTTCGAGGTGCCGCTGTCCTATGTGCTCGATCCGCGCAACCAGATGCGCGAGACCTGGGACGGCGACGGCCGCCGCGGCCAGTTCTACGCCATTCGCTTCGGCGCCCGTTACATCTGGGGCGCCACGGCCGGCATGCTGGTCAGCCTGGGCCAGTTCGTGCGCGGCGGCGGCTGGCTGCGCTGA
- a CDS encoding CCA tRNA nucleotidyltransferase yields MSAPPTLAAQDWLRAAPLRRLFAAFPPGSLRCVGGCIRDSLAGLPVKDIDLATPLSPDAVMARLRAARIAAVPTGIRHGTVTAVIRHRPYEITTLRHDVETDGRHATVAFIDDWEADAARRDLTINAIYCDADGTLFDPFGGADDLAAGRVRFVGDAHARITEDYLRLMRFFRFHARYGRGAPDAEALAAARALAPGLARLSAERVHDELMKLLAGPRADAVLALMAANGILPHVDPAVRDVDRLARLVAAETLAAGQLPGVRPDAVRRLAALLGDGAGAGADGIGQRLRLSNKEIKRVGRALALRPAMSPTHERRTRRLLIYELGAETYRDRCLLRWASAPAEGTAEAWIVQLAEAESWQQPQFPLGGADVLDLGVATGPRVGRLLDAVRDWWRDGGFVADRESCLAELRARAALPDGRKLRG; encoded by the coding sequence ATGAGCGCGCCGCCGACGCTGGCCGCCCAGGACTGGCTGCGCGCGGCGCCGCTGCGGCGCCTGTTCGCCGCATTCCCGCCGGGCAGCCTGCGTTGCGTCGGCGGCTGCATCCGCGATTCCCTCGCCGGACTGCCGGTCAAGGACATCGATCTCGCCACGCCGCTGTCGCCGGACGCGGTGATGGCGCGGCTGCGCGCCGCCCGCATCGCTGCCGTGCCGACCGGCATCAGACACGGCACGGTGACCGCCGTGATCCGGCACCGGCCGTATGAGATCACCACGCTGCGCCACGACGTCGAGACCGACGGCCGGCACGCGACCGTCGCCTTCATCGACGACTGGGAGGCGGATGCGGCCCGGCGCGACCTGACCATCAACGCCATCTATTGCGATGCCGACGGCACGCTGTTCGACCCGTTCGGCGGCGCCGACGACCTCGCCGCCGGCCGCGTCCGCTTCGTCGGCGACGCCCATGCGCGGATCACCGAGGACTATCTGCGGCTGATGCGGTTCTTCCGGTTCCACGCCCGCTATGGCCGCGGCGCGCCGGATGCCGAAGCGCTGGCGGCGGCGCGCGCGCTGGCCCCGGGCCTCGCCCGCCTGTCGGCGGAGCGGGTGCACGACGAGCTGATGAAGCTGCTGGCCGGGCCGCGCGCCGATGCCGTCCTGGCGCTGATGGCCGCCAACGGTATCCTGCCGCATGTCGACCCCGCGGTCCGCGACGTCGACCGGCTGGCGCGGCTGGTGGCGGCCGAGACGCTGGCGGCCGGACAGCTGCCGGGGGTGCGACCGGACGCGGTGCGCAGGCTGGCCGCCCTGCTTGGGGATGGCGCCGGCGCCGGCGCCGACGGGATCGGCCAGCGGCTGCGCCTGTCGAACAAGGAGATCAAGCGGGTCGGCCGGGCGCTGGCACTGCGGCCGGCCATGTCGCCGACGCACGAACGCCGCACGCGCCGGCTGCTGATTTACGAGCTCGGCGCGGAGACCTATCGCGACCGCTGCCTGCTGCGCTGGGCATCGGCACCGGCCGAGGGCACGGCGGAGGCCTGGATCGTTCAGCTCGCCGAGGCGGAGAGCTGGCAGCAACCGCAGTTCCCGCTCGGCGGCGCCGACGTGCTCGACCTCGGCGTCGCCACCGGCCCCCGGGTCGGCCGCCTGCTCGATGCGGTTCGCGACTGGTGGCGCGACGGCGGCTTCGTCGCCGACCGCGAGAGCTGCCTGGCCGAACTGCGGGCCCGCGCCGCGCTGCCGGACGGCCGCAAGCTCAGGGGTTGA